The genomic window GCCTCCTCTGAAGCCTCCTAAAGGGACCCGCCAACCCAACAAACCCAGGATTCGCCCCACCTCCCGCCAGCCCTCTAAAGACTTGGCCTACAGCAATTATGGCCCCAGCATCGCCTACCAGACTAAATCGCCGGTGCCTTTGGAGTGTCCTACTGCGTGCTCTTGCAATCTTCAGATTTCTGACTTGGGCCTCAATGTTAACTGCCAGGAGAGGAAGATAGAAAGCATCTCTGAGCTTCAGCCCAAACCCTACAATCCCAAGAAGATGTACTTGACGGAGAACTACATCACAGTCGTTCGAAGGACTGATTTCCTGGAGGCGACAGGGCTAGACCTGCTGCATCTTGGAAATAATCGCATCTCAGTAATCCAGGACCGTGCTTTTGGGGATCTAACCAATCTGCGACGACTCTATCTTAATGGCAACCAGATTGAACGCCTGAACGCAGAGCTGTTCTATGGTCTACAGAGCTTGCAGTATCTCTTTCTACAGTACAATATTATCCGAGAGATCCACGCTGGGACCTTTGATACAGTCCCTAACCTAcagcttttgtttttaaacaacaACCTCTTGCAGGCCCTACCTGGGGGCATTTTTTCTGGCCTCACGCTGCTTAGGCTAAATCTAAGGAGCAATTACTTTTCTTCCTTGCCTGTGAGTGGAGTGTTGGATCAGCTGAAATCTCTTATTCAGATCGACTTGAATGATAACCCTTGGGATTGCACTTGTGACGTGGTGGGCATGAAGTTGTGGGTGGAGCAACTCAAAGTAGGGGTACTTGTAGATGAGGTCATCTGCAAGGCTCCCAAGAAGTTCGAGGAGACCGATATGAGGTCTATTAAGTCGGAGCTTTTGTGCCCAGACTATTCAGATGTGGTGGTTTCTACGCCTACTCCCTCCTCCATACAGATTCCACCACGAACCACATCCTTGCCCTCCAGTGTCAGATTCAACAGCACGGGTGCCACTGCTGGGGGTAGCTCTGGCAACAGCTCTTCAGTCCCCTTGTCTGTGCTGATCCTCAGCTTGCTGCTTGTCTTCATCATGTCAGTTTTTGTGGCTGCTGGGCTCTTTGTTCTGGtgatgaaaaggagaaagaagaaccAGAGCGATCACACCAGCACCAACAACTCCGACGTGAGTTCCTTCAACATGCAGTACAGTGTGTACAGTAGCAGCGGGGGCAGTAGCCACCACCATTCACATACACACCACAGGGGCCCAACCCTCCCTAAAGTGAAAACTCCCGCGGGCCACGTGTATGAATATATCCCACACCCACTgggccacatgtgcaaaaacccCATCTACCGTTCCCGGGAGGGCAATTCTGTGGAAGATTACAAAGATCTGCACGAGCTCAAGGTCACCTACAGCAGTAATCACCATCTGCAGCctcaacagcaacagcagcagcagccacagcctcagcagcagcagcagcagcagcagccacagcCTCAGCAGCAGCTGCAGTTACAGCAGGGTGATGAGGAGAGGCGGGAAAGCCACCACCTGCGGAGCCCCGCCTATAGTGTCAGTACCATTGAGCCGAGGGAGGAACTGCTGTCACCAATACAAGACGCTGATCGCTTTTACCGAGGCATTTTAGAACCCGATAAACACTGCTCGGCCACCACGGCTGGCAGTAGCCTCCCAGAATATCCTAAATTCCCTTGCAGCCCTGCTGCCTATACTTTCTCCCCCAACTATGACCTTAGGCGCCCCCATCAGTACTTACACCCAGGGGCTGGGGACAGCAGGCTCCGGGAAACGGTGCTCTATAGTCCCCCGAGTACTGTCTATGTAGAACCCAACAGGAATGAGTATCTGGAATTAAAAGCAAAACTAAACGTTGAGCCGGACTACCTCGAAGTGTTGGAAAAACAGACCACATTTAGCCAGTTCTAAAGGCAAACAAACTCCCCATAGAGCATTTGTATTTAAAACAAACACACGAACAAGCAAACACATGATGAACCGGTTTGATTGATTGTGTTGTTTCAACGTTTAGGGTGAAGTGCCTTGGCACAGGATTTTCAGCTTCGGCGAATGATACTGAAAGGGTGtgcaatttcattttatttttacaagtagGAAATGTTTGCATAAGCTGGGCACAGCTCTTGCTCTTCTTATGTCAGTGGGGGAAAGAAGAGCTGTATGGAGGGCCATTTCTTCAGGTGACTTAAAGGTCGATGAAGTTTTTTGGTGGTGGGGaatacttttgtttttcaaagactGAAGGGCACagatttccccctttcctcctccgatccttcattccctcccccttTAAGCCATGGGTGGTTATAAATGGCTTTTTTTGGAGAGAGATTAGCACACCTCGGATTTAATacaaggtttcttttcttttttttttttttctttctttctttctttctttttttttttttaaaggatgtttGTATGCTTTCTGgacatttgaattaaaaaaaaaaattatgatcttgAAAAGGATCAGCATAGATgtggaaaaaaacattaaagagtGCAGAGCTATATGATCCATAACTGgttagtcaaaataacttattgatgaaatatacaaatattttattgtagCACCTATTTTTATATGCACATTTCcgtttctctttccttcactatTTTAGTCAATGATTTGTTTGGAGTTTTATTTCCAATGCTAAAGTGACATCAGGAAGGCATCTAATCCTAAATTTTCTAGTATATATGACTAAATTTTAGTAGACAATCCAATCCACACAATTGggtctgaattaaaaaaaaaatactgctacTTCctcaacatattaaaatattatctatttggGAAATTTGGACTGACTAGTGAGGGATATATGGAAATTGTAG from Sminthopsis crassicaudata isolate SCR6 chromosome 3, ASM4859323v1, whole genome shotgun sequence includes these protein-coding regions:
- the SLITRK5 gene encoding SLIT and NTRK-like protein 5 isoform X1 — translated: MRGKMYPCCSTLTLEQDLNRKMHIWMLQTIAFAVTSLVFSCAETIDYYGEICDNACPCEEKDGILTVSCENRGIISLAEISPPRFPVYHLLLSGNLLNRLYPNEFVNYTGASILHLGSNVIQDIETGAFHGLRGLRRLHLNNNKLELLRDDTFLGLESLEYLQVDYNYISAIEPNAFGKLHLLQVLILNDNLLSSLPNNLFRFVPLTHLDLRGNRLKLLPYIGLLQHMDKVVELQLEENPWNCSCELISLKDWLDSISYSALVGDVVCETPFRLHGRDLDEVSKQELCPRKLISDYEMRPQTPLSTTGYLHTTPASVNSVATSSSAVYKPPLKPPKGTRQPNKPRIRPTSRQPSKDLAYSNYGPSIAYQTKSPVPLECPTACSCNLQISDLGLNVNCQERKIESISELQPKPYNPKKMYLTENYITVVRRTDFLEATGLDLLHLGNNRISVIQDRAFGDLTNLRRLYLNGNQIERLNAELFYGLQSLQYLFLQYNIIREIHAGTFDTVPNLQLLFLNNNLLQALPGGIFSGLTLLRLNLRSNYFSSLPVSGVLDQLKSLIQIDLNDNPWDCTCDVVGMKLWVEQLKVGVLVDEVICKAPKKFEETDMRSIKSELLCPDYSDVVVSTPTPSSIQIPPRTTSLPSSVRFNSTGATAGGSSGNSSSVPLSVLILSLLLVFIMSVFVAAGLFVLVMKRRKKNQSDHTSTNNSDVSSFNMQYSVYSSSGGSSHHHSHTHHRGPTLPKVKTPAGHVYEYIPHPLGHMCKNPIYRSREGNSVEDYKDLHELKVTYSSNHHLQPQQQQQQQPQPQQQQQQQQPQPQQQLQLQQGDEERRESHHLRSPAYSVSTIEPREELLSPIQDADRFYRGILEPDKHCSATTAGSSLPEYPKFPCSPAAYTFSPNYDLRRPHQYLHPGAGDSRLRETVLYSPPSTVYVEPNRNEYLELKAKLNVEPDYLEVLEKQTTFSQF
- the SLITRK5 gene encoding SLIT and NTRK-like protein 5 isoform X2; this encodes MYPCCSTLTLEQDLNRKMHIWMLQTIAFAVTSLVFSCAETIDYYGEICDNACPCEEKDGILTVSCENRGIISLAEISPPRFPVYHLLLSGNLLNRLYPNEFVNYTGASILHLGSNVIQDIETGAFHGLRGLRRLHLNNNKLELLRDDTFLGLESLEYLQVDYNYISAIEPNAFGKLHLLQVLILNDNLLSSLPNNLFRFVPLTHLDLRGNRLKLLPYIGLLQHMDKVVELQLEENPWNCSCELISLKDWLDSISYSALVGDVVCETPFRLHGRDLDEVSKQELCPRKLISDYEMRPQTPLSTTGYLHTTPASVNSVATSSSAVYKPPLKPPKGTRQPNKPRIRPTSRQPSKDLAYSNYGPSIAYQTKSPVPLECPTACSCNLQISDLGLNVNCQERKIESISELQPKPYNPKKMYLTENYITVVRRTDFLEATGLDLLHLGNNRISVIQDRAFGDLTNLRRLYLNGNQIERLNAELFYGLQSLQYLFLQYNIIREIHAGTFDTVPNLQLLFLNNNLLQALPGGIFSGLTLLRLNLRSNYFSSLPVSGVLDQLKSLIQIDLNDNPWDCTCDVVGMKLWVEQLKVGVLVDEVICKAPKKFEETDMRSIKSELLCPDYSDVVVSTPTPSSIQIPPRTTSLPSSVRFNSTGATAGGSSGNSSSVPLSVLILSLLLVFIMSVFVAAGLFVLVMKRRKKNQSDHTSTNNSDVSSFNMQYSVYSSSGGSSHHHSHTHHRGPTLPKVKTPAGHVYEYIPHPLGHMCKNPIYRSREGNSVEDYKDLHELKVTYSSNHHLQPQQQQQQQPQPQQQQQQQQPQPQQQLQLQQGDEERRESHHLRSPAYSVSTIEPREELLSPIQDADRFYRGILEPDKHCSATTAGSSLPEYPKFPCSPAAYTFSPNYDLRRPHQYLHPGAGDSRLRETVLYSPPSTVYVEPNRNEYLELKAKLNVEPDYLEVLEKQTTFSQF
- the SLITRK5 gene encoding SLIT and NTRK-like protein 5 isoform X3, encoding MKTIDYYGEICDNACPCEEKDGILTVSCENRGIISLAEISPPRFPVYHLLLSGNLLNRLYPNEFVNYTGASILHLGSNVIQDIETGAFHGLRGLRRLHLNNNKLELLRDDTFLGLESLEYLQVDYNYISAIEPNAFGKLHLLQVLILNDNLLSSLPNNLFRFVPLTHLDLRGNRLKLLPYIGLLQHMDKVVELQLEENPWNCSCELISLKDWLDSISYSALVGDVVCETPFRLHGRDLDEVSKQELCPRKLISDYEMRPQTPLSTTGYLHTTPASVNSVATSSSAVYKPPLKPPKGTRQPNKPRIRPTSRQPSKDLAYSNYGPSIAYQTKSPVPLECPTACSCNLQISDLGLNVNCQERKIESISELQPKPYNPKKMYLTENYITVVRRTDFLEATGLDLLHLGNNRISVIQDRAFGDLTNLRRLYLNGNQIERLNAELFYGLQSLQYLFLQYNIIREIHAGTFDTVPNLQLLFLNNNLLQALPGGIFSGLTLLRLNLRSNYFSSLPVSGVLDQLKSLIQIDLNDNPWDCTCDVVGMKLWVEQLKVGVLVDEVICKAPKKFEETDMRSIKSELLCPDYSDVVVSTPTPSSIQIPPRTTSLPSSVRFNSTGATAGGSSGNSSSVPLSVLILSLLLVFIMSVFVAAGLFVLVMKRRKKNQSDHTSTNNSDVSSFNMQYSVYSSSGGSSHHHSHTHHRGPTLPKVKTPAGHVYEYIPHPLGHMCKNPIYRSREGNSVEDYKDLHELKVTYSSNHHLQPQQQQQQQPQPQQQQQQQQPQPQQQLQLQQGDEERRESHHLRSPAYSVSTIEPREELLSPIQDADRFYRGILEPDKHCSATTAGSSLPEYPKFPCSPAAYTFSPNYDLRRPHQYLHPGAGDSRLRETVLYSPPSTVYVEPNRNEYLELKAKLNVEPDYLEVLEKQTTFSQF